TTTCAACTTTTCATCAGAGAGCCAACTTAAAAATGTTCCGACTGAAGGTTCATTTCCCTTTTCATAATATGCGTATAGTTCATATAAAATCCCTTTATGTTCTTCTGTATGAAAATCTTCTATATGGGATTCCATACGAACAGCTACTTCTGCACTTTGCAACATATGGTAAATAATTTCTCTTTCCGCTCTTTCAAAACCTGTTAACTTAGGTTTTGTTTGAACGACTTGAGACGGTTTAGCAACCTGCTTTATTTGTTTTTGCTGTACCTTTTGTTCTTTGCGATATTGGTGCAATTGGTTCAAAAGTGTTTCCATTGAATACGAAAATTCTTGCGATAATGACTTCAAATATGACTCTGCCTGCATCGCATCTTGTAACAACGATAACTCTTTTAAAACACTTTTCACATATTCTTCTTTGCCAGACTCATCTTGCAAATTTTTCCCTAAACGCAAATAATTTATTTTAAAACCAACAAAACTCACACTTGATTTCACAAGATTTTCAAAAGCAGTAGTGCCATATTGTTGCACATATTCATCAGGATCAAGCTTATCTGGCAAGGATGTGACTTTCACTTGGCAACCAACTTTTAGCAATAATTGCCCTGCTTTCATCGTCGCTTCTCGCCCTGCTTTATCACCATCATAGCAAAGAACAACAGTTTCAACGTTACGTCGCAGAAGTTTTGCTTGTTCTTCAGTTAAAGCTGTTCCCATTGTCGCAACAGCTTCTTCCACACCACTTTTTACCGCAGCTAGCACATCGGCATATCCTTCAAAAAGAACCACCTGCCCACGCTTTCTAATAAACGGTCTTGCTTGGTGAAAGTTATACAACAATTTACTTTTGTGAAAAATCGGCGTTTCAGGGCTATTTAAATATTTCGGAGTGTCATCTCCTAACGCCCTTCCACTAAATGCTATTACCTTACCTTGTAACGTATAGATCGGGAACATAACTCTTCCGCGGAAGCGATCGTAATGACTACCATCCTTCTCACTTCTTATTAGAAGGCCAGCTTGTTCCATACTAGACAGCGATAAACCTCTTTTTTGTAAAATTTTCGTCGCTGCGTCCCAAGCAGGTGATGCATAACCAATTTCAAACTTCTCAATCATTTCTTTCGTAATACCACGGTTTAATAAATATGAAAGTGCTTCATTTCCCTCTTCCGTATTTACTAATAAATGATGATAATACTTTTTCAATAATTCATGAGCTTGCTGCATGATGACAGTGTCATCAGATATGTCTTCTTGTTGTCCTTGCCCTGATGTGTACTCTGCAACCGCAATTCCATTTCTTTCGCCTAGCTTTTGAACAGCCTCGGTAAAAGCCAGTCCTTCCATTTTCATTAGAAAGGAAAATACATTTCCACCTTCTCCACATCCGAAGCAATGAAAAATTTGCTTATCGGATGAAACAGAGAATGAAGGAGAGTTCTCACCATGAAATGGACAAAGGCCGAAATAGTTACGCCCCTGTTTTCTAAGTTGAACGTATTCACCAATGACTTCTACAATATCGGATGATGTCCGAATTTGTTCAACAACTTCTTCGGGAATTCTGTTCCCCATAACTCCATCTCCGTGTCGTATTTTGTATTCGATATAAATTAAAAAATTCCTTTATAATTCGACAATATTTTTCTAAACTTGTTAGAAAGTGTTGCCGATTACATTGTATAAACGATTTTGAACCTTCCTATAGGTCCTTTATATGCATAAATCGCATATACATACTTGCTATATAAATTTGTATACATTTGCTCATCTGTTACAAATGTATCTCTTAGAAACAATACATATAGACCTTTTTACAAGAACAGTAGCAAGCCACATATACTGTTTGACCTTGAGATCTGTAACTTTTTCATGTTGATCCATATAACAATCAACTACATTTTGTTCAGTATCTACAAAGATCCAATTGCCTTGCTATTTTCCAAAAGGATGAGCATATGATGCGACAAACAAAATTCCGACATGAAATTCCGCTCCAACTTGCACAACTTCAGCCTTCACGGGACATACATATACACCAACTGATATGTTGTTGATGTTTTGCATATTTCTGTATTCTACATCCCTTCTGTGAATCCTTCCATAATGTGCGTTTTCTTGTATAGATTTTGTCGATTTAACGTAATTACATGTCTTTTTCGTAAATCCTATCCCTAGTTTATTCTGAAAAATTAAAGTCTAAACGTAAAATATAGGTTTTTATCACAATTTTTTATTATAATATATTTTCTTCAACTACGCTACATATCCCTTTATTTTTTCATCTTACATTTCAGGATGACAAACTCACACCTTGAATATACTAAAAGACAAAGGAGTATAAGTATAACCATTACAATACAATCTATTACAAAATCCATAGGTGTCATATTTCACACGAGCGAAAAAAGCACATTCACCTTTGGTAAATGTGCTAAAACATTTTTTGGTTTTGCACTGCATTCACAATAATATTTGCTGTTTCTTCAATCGCTTTATTCGATACATCGATTACTTGGCAATTTATTTTACTAATTACTTCCTCAAAGTGATCAATTTCTTCTTGAATACGATTAATATTTGCATATGTTGCTCCGTCACTTAATCCAAGTGATTTTAATCGCTCTTTTCGAATATGATTTAACTTATCTGGCGTAATTTTCAAACCGAAACATTTTTCTTTTGCCACTTGATATAGTTCTTCAGGTGGGTCAACTTCTGGCACGAGTGGTACATTCGCAACTTTCAAGCGTTTGTTATGAGCTAAATATTGGGAAAGTGGTGTTTTTGATGTACGCGAAACACCGATCAACACGATATCTGCTTTTAAAATACCTCGTGCATCTCTGCCGTCATCATATTTCACAGCAAACTCAATCGCTTCAATCTTTTTAAAGTATTCTTCATCTAACCTACGGACAACACCTGGCTCATATCTCGGCACTTGCCCCGTAATTTCTTCAATTTGATCAATAAGAGGGCCAATAATATCGTATGCCTCTACCCCTTCTTTTGCAGCCTCTGTTACTAAATACTGGCGCATATCAGGCTTAACTAACGTAAAACATATAAGTGCTTGATTACTCTTAGCAATCGAAATCACTTCTTTTAATGTCCCTGTATCTTCTACATACGGTACACGTCTAATATCAGGAGCAAACGGGAATTGCCCCATTGCTGCTCGAACAACCAAATCAGCCGTTTCCCCTACAGAGTCAGATACGACATATACGATTTTATTATCCATTACATTACCTCACTTTAAACAAATTACACTTATTCGTTATTTACTAAATTTACAAACGCACGTGTAATATTTGTTTTTGTAATTCGCCCAATCACTTCTAAACCTTGTTTCGTATCTTTTACAACTGGCATTGCATCAATCTGTCTTTCTATTAATTCCATCGCAATATCATATAAAGAATCCTCTCTACGACACATCGCAATGTTTGGCATCCTTGTCATGATAATATTAACCGGAAGAGAGGTTAAATCCTGCTTTCCTAAGCTCGCTCTTAATAAATCTTTACGAGACACAACACCAACTAATAGAGTCATCTGATCTACAACGAACAATGTACCAACGTCCTCTAAAAACATCGTACAAATTGCATCGTATACGGAAACATTTTTATCAATTACAACCGGTCTAGATTGATAATCTTGTACTTTAATTTTCTTAACAGCTTCAGATAATAGCTGCCCCCCAGTTTTACCCGTATAAAAATAACCTACGCGTGGACGTGCTTCTAAATAACCAGCCATCGTTAAAATTGCTAAGTCTGGTCTTAGCGTCGCACGTGTTAGACCCAATTGTGCTGCAATTGATTCCCCTGTAATAGGACCGTGATCTTTTACAATCTGAATGATATGTTCTTGCCGTTTATTCAGCTCTATGATAATCACCACCTTTAATGCACAACGAAAAAAGTTATACTATCTCTTAAATATTATATACTAAATATGCTATTCGAAAAAGAAAGTATGTAAAAAGGACCGTATACGGTCCAAAATTATATTTGAAACTTATCAAGTTGTTCTAAAAAACGTCTTGATTTCAAATAAATTCCGCAATATTCATCATAATATGTATTCAATACTAAACGCATTTGTTTTTTTGTGCTATCCTTTACCGATACATTTCCGAGCCTATGTAAATCGAAATGGAAGAAAAGACGTAATAATTTATGAACAGCTTCTCCTACCGGTATACGATATGGGTCTTGCTCTGCATGACGTGAGCACAGAAAACCGCCTTCCCTGACGGAGAAGGCGACAAAGTCTGTTTCTTGATGACAAATCGCACAAGTATCAAAGTACGGGCGCATCCCTAATACTGGAAGCATTTTCGTTTGATAAATTAATGATAATACTTCTGAATCAACACCCTCACACATATAATGCAACGTTTGATATAACATTTCAAATAAGTACGGATTATGTTTTTTATCTTCTGTTGCTTTATCAGTTAACTCAACAATAAATGATGCATAAGCAGTTAAAAATATATCCTCGCGAATTTCTTTCATAGTTGAAATAATCTCGCCTTGTTGCAATGTTCCAAGCCCAGATCCCATTTGAATAAGAAAATGGCCATGTGTCATTAATTGCGACACAGATGCTAATCGGCTTTTCGGTTTTTTTGCTCCTCGTGCCATTGCACTTACCTTACCAAGTTCTCTTGAGAATATTGTAACAATCTTGTTCGTTTCTCCGTAATCTGTCGTACGGATAACGATGCCCTCAACTTTTTGAAACATGTTCGTCACCATCCAAGGTTTGAACAAAACGGGTCAAGAAATTGGAGAGTCTAGATGCGCTAGCTCCTCTTCATGTTGATCCATCTCATCGTTTACGTCTTTTTCCATTTCTTTCAAAAGCAAGTACGTTTCAATGCTTCCTGTTTTGGAGAAAAACTTCCAGGTAAAATCTAGCATAAGAATCCACCTTTCTCAATAAGCGTAGCCTATAAACCAATTTCCTTTGTTGTTATTAAATTGACCCATTTTGTCCATTTTCATGTGAGAAAAATTTTTCCTAATTTATCAAAGTTCATAAAAACCAATAATCAGCGGATGAACCAACCATCCACTGATTACAGCTTGACTCTATTTTAGTACTCATCCTCGCGGAAACCTAGGTCACGAAGCTGAGACATTTTATTACGCCAATCTTTTTGCACTTTTACCCATACTTCTAAAAATACTTTAGAACCAAGTAGCGCTTCAATATCAAAACGAGCTCGTTTACCAACTTCTTTTAACATTTTTCCTTGTTTTCCGATGATGATTCCTTTTTGTGATGCACGTTCAACAACAATCGTTGCATTTATATAAACTGCCCCACCCTCACGCTTTTGAATCGCATCGATAACAACAGCCACAGAATGCGGTACTTCTTCACGTGTTAAATGTAGTACTTTCTCACGAATAAGCTCTGCAATAATAAATCTCTCCGGATGATCCGTTACTTGATTATCTGGATAGTATTGTGGTCCTTCTGGTAAATACTTTTTAATTGTTCCAATTAAAGCGTCCACATTATTACCGTCTAACGCAGAAATTGGTACAATCTCTGCAAACTCATGTAGTTTACGATATTGATCAATTAACTCTAGTAATTGCTCTGGATGAAGTTGGTCAATTTTATTAATTACTAAAAATACTGGTTGTTTCGTTTCTTTTAATTTCTCAATGATGAATTCCTCACCACGACCAAAGCCTTCGACAGCATTAACCATAAACAGAACGATATCAACTTCTTTTAATGTCGTTTGCGCCATCTTCACCATGAAGTCGCCTAGTTTATGTTTAGGTTTATGTATTCCTGGTGTATCAATGAAAATAACTTGTGCATCATTTTCTGTATATACACCTTGAATTTTATTACGAGTCGTTTGTGGCTTATCACTCATAATAGCAATTTTCTGGCCGATAATACGATTTAAAAATGTAGATTTTCCAACATTCGGTCTGCCAATAATAGAGACAAAACCTGATTTATAACCTTTTCTATTCATGTAAATCCTCCGCTAAAAATGCTCCTGGTAACAATTCTCCGACTGTCGTCTCTTGAACGTCACCATGTAAATTTGATAAGTATACTTTCGTATCCTGTTTACATAATTCTACCATAACTTGTCGACATGCTCCACAAGGAGGTACTGGGCGCTTTGTATCTGCTACAACCGCAATGGCTACAAATTCTTTATCTCCTTCAGAAACCGCCTTAAATAAAGCTGTTCTTTCAGCACAATTACATAAGCCATATGATGCATTCTCAACATTACACCCACGATATACTTTTCCACCGCGCGTTAATAATGCTGCACCTACTTGAAATTTAGAATATGGTACGTACGCTTGTTTACGCGCTTCGATTGCTTCTAGAATTAATTGTTTACTATTCATATTCCCGCATCCTTCCTGTTCACAGCTATGAAGAGATACACTCTCTCATTAAAGGCCCTTACGGCACTTCCAAAGCTTAATAAAAGCTTCGGAATGCAACTATACCATATACGGTAAAAAGATAATAGCACCAATTATAACAGCTATAATTGTAAATAATAAAACCGCTCCTGCCGCAACATCCTTTGCAATTTTTGCAAACGGATGAATATCGGCAGTCGCTAAATCTACCGTTTTTTCCACAGCCGTATTTACCATCTCTAAACTCATTACAATCCCTATTACAATAAGTAATATCATCCACTCTATTTTCGTAATATGGAAATAAAAGCCGCAGCATATAACAATGACTGCGGCTAAATAATGGATTTTCATATTTCGTTCATGACGAAAACAAAAGAATATACCAGCTATAGCATATCCAAAACTATCTATAAGTTTTCCTTTTTTCATCTTCCTAATCCAAAAGCTTCTAAAATTTCTTTTTGTCTTCCGAACATTTCTTTTTCATCTTCTTCCGTCATGTGATCATAACCAAGTAAATGTAAAAAGCCATGTAACGCCAAAAATCCAAGTTCACGATCGAAAGAATGTCCGTACTCTTCAGCTTGCTCTTTCGCCCTTGGAATAGAGATAATAAGATCACCTAACATGCGCGGCATCTCTGCACCAACGATCTCCATTTCTCCTTCTCCCATCTCTTCCATGGCAAAAGATATTACATCTGTAGGTTGATCTTTATCTCGGTAATCACGATTAATTTCTCTAATGCGCTCATTATCTACAAATGTCACCGATACCTCCACGCCATCCTCGATATTTTCCATTTGAGCTGCTTTTTCTAACACTTCACGAATTAAACTCATATACGCTTCTTTTACTTCTTCTGTTTCATCAATAAAATCAATTAACAAACTCATTCTTTCTCCTTTTCTTCCGGAAGTTCCGGATATGTAATACGCGAATGGAAAATACCATTTAACGTTTCACACAACGTTTTCCCAACGATTTGTAGTTCTTTAAACGTCAAATCACATTCACTAAATTGACCGTCTTGCAATCGATCTTTAATAATACTTTGCACTAAATTATTAATTTGTTCTGGCGTTGGGTGATTCATAGAACGTACCGCAGCTTCTACACTATCAGCAATACCAACAATTGCCGATTCTTTCGAAGTTGCTTTTGAACCTGGATAACGGAACATCTCTTCTGTATATTTTTCTTTATCTTCTTTAATTGCTTTATAATAAAAATATTTCAGTAACGTTGTACCGTGATGTTGCCCAGCGATATCAATAATTTCTTGTGGAATATGATATTCTTCGAGCATTCTTACTCCATCCGTTACGTGAGCAATTATAATATCTTTACTCGTTACAGGATCTAATTTATCATGCGGGTTTTCAATTCCCATTTGGTTTTCAATAAAGAATTGCGGTTGTACTGTTTTTCCTACATCATGATAATATGCACCTACACGTGCTAATACACCATTTGCCCCGACTGCTTCACACGCAGCCTCAGAAAGATTCGCTACCATTACACTATGATGATATGTCCCTGGCGCTTCTAACAAAATTCTACGTAAAAGCGGATGATTTGGACTTGATAGTTCCATAAGCTTCATACTTGATACGATTCCAAGTCCACTTTCTAAATATGGTAAAATCCCCATAGCCAAAACGGACGATATAATCCCTGAAAGTGAAGCCATTAATAATTGCGTACCAATTTCAAGAGGCGAAAAATTCCCATTACGTAAT
This genomic interval from Bacillus thuringiensis contains the following:
- the dnaG gene encoding DNA primase; translated protein: MGNRIPEEVVEQIRTSSDIVEVIGEYVQLRKQGRNYFGLCPFHGENSPSFSVSSDKQIFHCFGCGEGGNVFSFLMKMEGLAFTEAVQKLGERNGIAVAEYTSGQGQQEDISDDTVIMQQAHELLKKYYHHLLVNTEEGNEALSYLLNRGITKEMIEKFEIGYASPAWDAATKILQKRGLSLSSMEQAGLLIRSEKDGSHYDRFRGRVMFPIYTLQGKVIAFSGRALGDDTPKYLNSPETPIFHKSKLLYNFHQARPFIRKRGQVVLFEGYADVLAAVKSGVEEAVATMGTALTEEQAKLLRRNVETVVLCYDGDKAGREATMKAGQLLLKVGCQVKVTSLPDKLDPDEYVQQYGTTAFENLVKSSVSFVGFKINYLRLGKNLQDESGKEEYVKSVLKELSLLQDAMQAESYLKSLSQEFSYSMETLLNQLHQYRKEQKVQQKQIKQVAKPSQVVQTKPKLTGFERAEREIIYHMLQSAEVAVRMESHIEDFHTEEHKGILYELYAYYEKGNEPSVGTFLSWLSDEKLKNIITDISTDEFINPEYTEEVLQGHLETLRRHQEKLEKMEIIFKVKQMEKTDPVEAAKYYVAYLQNQKARK
- a CDS encoding pyruvate, water dikinase regulatory protein, with the protein product MDNKIVYVVSDSVGETADLVVRAAMGQFPFAPDIRRVPYVEDTGTLKEVISIAKSNQALICFTLVKPDMRQYLVTEAAKEGVEAYDIIGPLIDQIEEITGQVPRYEPGVVRRLDEEYFKKIEAIEFAVKYDDGRDARGILKADIVLIGVSRTSKTPLSQYLAHNKRLKVANVPLVPEVDPPEELYQVAKEKCFGLKITPDKLNHIRKERLKSLGLSDGATYANINRIQEEIDHFEEVISKINCQVIDVSNKAIEETANIIVNAVQNQKMF
- a CDS encoding helix-turn-helix transcriptional regulator; the encoded protein is MIIIELNKRQEHIIQIVKDHGPITGESIAAQLGLTRATLRPDLAILTMAGYLEARPRVGYFYTGKTGGQLLSEAVKKIKVQDYQSRPVVIDKNVSVYDAICTMFLEDVGTLFVVDQMTLLVGVVSRKDLLRASLGKQDLTSLPVNIIMTRMPNIAMCRREDSLYDIAMELIERQIDAMPVVKDTKQGLEVIGRITKTNITRAFVNLVNNE
- the recO gene encoding DNA repair protein RecO, with translation MFQKVEGIVIRTTDYGETNKIVTIFSRELGKVSAMARGAKKPKSRLASVSQLMTHGHFLIQMGSGLGTLQQGEIISTMKEIREDIFLTAYASFIVELTDKATEDKKHNPYLFEMLYQTLHYMCEGVDSEVLSLIYQTKMLPVLGMRPYFDTCAICHQETDFVAFSVREGGFLCSRHAEQDPYRIPVGEAVHKLLRLFFHFDLHRLGNVSVKDSTKKQMRLVLNTYYDEYCGIYLKSRRFLEQLDKFQI
- a CDS encoding YqzL family protein — translated: MLDFTWKFFSKTGSIETYLLLKEMEKDVNDEMDQHEEELAHLDSPIS
- the era gene encoding GTPase Era, with protein sequence MNRKGYKSGFVSIIGRPNVGKSTFLNRIIGQKIAIMSDKPQTTRNKIQGVYTENDAQVIFIDTPGIHKPKHKLGDFMVKMAQTTLKEVDIVLFMVNAVEGFGRGEEFIIEKLKETKQPVFLVINKIDQLHPEQLLELIDQYRKLHEFAEIVPISALDGNNVDALIGTIKKYLPEGPQYYPDNQVTDHPERFIIAELIREKVLHLTREEVPHSVAVVIDAIQKREGGAVYINATIVVERASQKGIIIGKQGKMLKEVGKRARFDIEALLGSKVFLEVWVKVQKDWRNKMSQLRDLGFREDEY
- a CDS encoding cytidine deaminase, coding for MNSKQLILEAIEARKQAYVPYSKFQVGAALLTRGGKVYRGCNVENASYGLCNCAERTALFKAVSEGDKEFVAIAVVADTKRPVPPCGACRQVMVELCKQDTKVYLSNLHGDVQETTVGELLPGAFLAEDLHE
- a CDS encoding diacylglycerol kinase family protein, which translates into the protein MKKGKLIDSFGYAIAGIFFCFRHERNMKIHYLAAVIVICCGFYFHITKIEWMILLIVIGIVMSLEMVNTAVEKTVDLATADIHPFAKIAKDVAAGAVLLFTIIAVIIGAIIFLPYMV
- the ybeY gene encoding rRNA maturation RNase YbeY; its protein translation is MSLLIDFIDETEEVKEAYMSLIREVLEKAAQMENIEDGVEVSVTFVDNERIREINRDYRDKDQPTDVISFAMEEMGEGEMEIVGAEMPRMLGDLIISIPRAKEQAEEYGHSFDRELGFLALHGFLHLLGYDHMTEEDEKEMFGRQKEILEAFGLGR